AGAAAGGATTAAGGAAGCAAGTCAAGCGGGAGTGGAGGCTTTTGGTGAGAACAAGGTTCAAGAGTTTTTAGAAAAATATGAAAAGCTTCCTAATTTAGAGTGGCATTTTATTGGTCACTTACAGACCAATAAAATTAATAAGATTCTGGGGAAGGTTTCCCTAATTCATTCGTTAGACCGATATAACTTGGCGGAGGAAATAAATAAACGGGCTTATCGTTTGGGGATTGTCGTTCCGGTTCTTTTAGAAGTTAATATGGCAAAAGAAGAGTCTAAATTTGGTTTAATGCCCGAAGAAGTAGTGGATTTTTATTTGGAAGCTCGGGAAAACTTTAAAAACCTTGAGGTATCTGGTCTAATGACGGTAGCGCCTTACGTGGACAATCCCGAAGAAGTTCGTCCTGTTTTTCGAGGGATGCGAGAGCTTTTTTTAAAACTAAAGGCTTTAGACCCAGCTAACGAGAAACTACAGTACCTGTCTATGGGTATGTCTAATGATTATAAAGTAGCAGTAGAGGAAGGGGCAAATATTATTCGTTTGGGAACTTTACTTTTCGGGGAGCGAAATTATTAAAGGGGAGGGTTAACTGATGTCTGGTGGGCTTTTGGATAAAGTGTTAAATTTTATTGGTTTAAATGAAGAAGAAGGGGAAGAGTTTTACGAGGAAGAACCGGCAAAAAAAGTAAAAAATCGGCCCAATTTAGTTCCCCTACCGGGTAAAAGCACGTTAAAGATGATGGTTTTTGAACCGAGGACTTTTGATGAGGTACAGGCTATAGCAGACAGTTTAAAGTCAGGAAATCCGGTGGTGGTGAATTTAGAGCGAATTGATGGGGAGTTAGGCCGCAGGGTTATTGATTTTTTAATGGGAACAACTTATGCTTTGGGTGGACATTTACACAAAATAAATCCCCAAATTTATTTGTTTGCCCCACAAAACGTTTTAATAGAAGGGGAACTAAAAGAATTTCGGGACAAAAACTTTATGGGTCTATTTAAATAAATGGGGGAGAAGCAATGAAACCAACTGTTGGTATTATCGGAGTAGGTCAAATGGGTGGTGCCATAGCAAAAGGACTTATAAAAAAAGAGCCACCGGCGTTTAGTAAACTTTATTTAGCCGATGAAAAAAGTGAGCAACTAAAACCTTTTAGTGATAAAGCAGAAATTGTTTCTAATAAAGAACTAATCGAGAAAGCTGAAGTAATAATATTAGCGGTAAAACCTTTTTTAGTTGAAAAACTTCTAGAAGAGTTTTCCACTTACTTATCGGAGAAAATTCTGGTTTCGGTTGCGGCAGGAATTACTCTAGAAAAAATTTCCAAATTAGTTCCCCAGGATTGTGAAGTGGTGCGGGTAATGCCTAATACTCCAGCTTTAATTAGCCAGGGATTTACAGCAATTACCCCGTCAAAAGCTGATAAATTATTAGCTGAAATATTTACACCTTTAGGGGAAGTAGTTTTTCTCGACGAAAAATATTTTGACCAAATTACTGCCTTGTCCGGAAGTGGTCCGGCTTATATTTATCTTGTGGCTGAAGCGTTAATTGATGGGGCAGTGCGCCTGGGACTTCCTCGGGATATAGCTCGTAAAGCTTCTGTGCAAACAATTATTGGTGCGGCGATGATGTTAAAAGAAAGTGGAGCTCATCCGGGAGAGCTTCGGGATGCGGTGGTAACGCCCGGGGGTACAACGGCGGCAGGACTTTATGCCTTAGAAAAACAAGGACTTCGGGGAATGTTTGCTGATTGCCTGGAAATGGCTTTTGAACGGGCTAAAAATCTTACCTAGATTGAGGTGAAACATGAATTTTTTAATAGATTTTATAAATATAGCATTTAATATTTACAGCTGGCTTATAATTATAAGGATTTTACTATCCTGGATTCCTGTAAATCCTTATTCACCTATTGTATCTTTTATAACATCTTTAACCGACCCCTATTTAAATCTTTTTCGCCGGATTATTCCACCGGTAGGTATGATTGATTTTTCACCAATAGCAGCTTTTTTTGTCTTAGAAGTTATAAGAATGTTACTGCTACAGCTTTTATTAATGTTGGGGTGATGGCATGGATTTTGCTCAAGTAGAAATAGACGATATGCTGTCTCAGGCTAACAAGGGACGGGTAGTGCTAACCGATTTTTTAGATCCAGCAATGGCAGCCTTAACCCGGGAAAGGCTACAAAAATTTCCCGAAGTAAATTATAAGGTAGATGGTGGTTATCCTAACGCTGAGCGGGTACGATTTGCTTTTTTCCCGAATTACATATTTCCCGAAGATGTGGAGTTAAACATCGGATTTTTAGAAATAAGTGGTAATTTTAAGTTTCAAACGGTAACCCACCGGGATTTTTTAGGGGCAATCCTGGCTACAGGTATAAAACGGGAAAAAATTGGGGATTTAATTATTATTCCTAACGGCTGTCAAGTGATTCTCGACCGGGATTTAGTACCATATCTTATCCAAGAAGTGGATAAAGTCCACCGGGTGGGTGTTACGGTGCGTGAAATTGTAAGAGAAGAACTCCTTTTACCCGAGGCTAAAACCCGGGAGGTAATCGCTTTTGTAAAGTCCTTAAGGCTTGACAGTGTTGGCGCCAGTGGCTTTGGAATTTCCCGAAGCCAGATGGTAAAAGAAATCGAAGGGCAGAAGGTACGCGTTAACTGGAAACTTCAGGTAAAACCTTCCTATGAAGTAGCGCCCGGAGATGTGATTTCTTTACGAGGGCGGGGAAGAGTAGAAGTTTTAGAGATTGCGGGCACTAGTAAAAGCGGACGGAGTAAAGTAGTTTTAAAGCGATATCTATAAGCTGGGGAGGGTTCTTATGCAGCTACCGCTGGAAATAAGGGCAAAGGAATTTAAACGGGTATTTCGGGGCTATGAACCGGAAGCGGTGGACAATTATTTAGAAATGGTAGCCCAGGATATGGAAAAACTAATTACTGAGAACCAGCGTTTAAAAGAACTAATTGACGTTAAAGACCAGCAAATAGCCCAGTTTAAGTTACTGGAAGATCGGATTAATCAAGCCTTAGTAGTTGCCGAAAAAACAGCGGGCGAGATAACTGAAAATGCCAGAAAAGAAGCAGAAGTCATAATTAAAATGGCTCAGAACCAAAGGGACGAAATGATAAGTCAGGCGAAAATGGAAGTAGAAAAAATAAAAGATGAATATGAAAGTTTAACTCAAGAATTTGAAAGGTTCAAACGGGAATTTAAGGCAATGCTGTTAAGTTATTTAGATGAAGTTGGAGAAAAGGAATTAAATGCTAAGGATCAACAGATATCCCAGCTAAAACCAAAAGATGCTTTAACTCTTAAAGAGCAATAAAAATCAACCCCTGCAGGAAAAACTGCAGGGGTTTTAAAATTTTCTATAAGCTTGTTTTAATATAGGAAATCATATCATCGGTTACCAGTTTTGCTACATCCGGTAACATCTTAGGCATTAACCTATCCATTACCGCGGGCATAAGATTAGGCATCTGCTGCTTCATATAGTCGGGCATGGGGATTCTTTTTTCCACTTCCCGCAGCATATCCGGCATAACTTTTGGCATAACCATTGGCATTAACATGGGCATCATCTTGGGCATCATGGGCTTCATTAGGGAAAGTCCACCGGGGATTGCCCGCATTACTTTCATCATACCAATCATATAGCCGGGCATAGCCTTAAACATTTGCGGGAAGAGAGCTTTCATTACTCCCGCAAAGCCTTCCGGAGTCATTAGAGCAATCATTTTTTCAAAAACTGCCCAGAGTTCTAAAGCATAAGGAGTTGGGTTGGGAAGCTCAATTCCCAAGCCTTTTGCGGCAAAGGAGGCTAAATCCACTACAGGCATATCGATATTATTTTTATTGGCAGCGACCCGTAGTTGGAACTGACAGCAGGGGCATAGGGCTAAAAGCATATCGGCGTTAACCGCTACTGCTTCGTTTACCCGTTTGCCGCCTAATTTATCAGAAGTGGGGTGGGATTCCCCAATCCGGGTTAAAACGCTACCGCAGCAGAGAGCATTTTCCCGGTTGTGTTCCATTTCCACAAATTCTACCCCTGGTACAGCTTTTATAAGTTCCCGCGGCGGTTCATACACTCCACCGGCCCGGCCGATGTGACAGGAATCATGGAAAGTAACCCGGGCTTTAACCTCATGGGTAAACTTAAGCTCACCGGATTTAATTTTTTCTTCTAAAACTTGTGAATAATGTTTGGCTTCAATGTCGTAATCTAAACCAAGCTTTTTTGCCCATTCAGGGTACAGGTCATGCCAGGACAACCAGCAGGCGGGGCAGGAGGTAACCACGGTTTTAACGCCCCGTTTTTTGGCTTCGGTAATGTTATGCTTTACAATTTCCTGGAAGACATCCCAGCGACCGGAGACTAGCATAGGTATCCCGCAGCATGCTTCATCTTTACCAAGATAGGTGAATTCAATGCCGGCGGCATCTAAAAGACGAGCTGAAGCTATGGCGATATCATTTTCCACATAACTTGCGGTACAGCCGGCAAAGTAAGCGATTTCTGCTTTATCCTTAATTTTGCCTTTTAAATCTTCGGGAACCCATTTATCCCGGTCTTCTCTAAAGCCCGCCCAAATATTGATGTCTTTTTGCAAACTTGCTGCCATCATTTCAAAGGCCGGGAAGGTCATATGACCTTTTTCCATAATAAGGTCGCCCCGTAAAACGCCCCAGGACGGTTCAATGGGTAAATCCAGTTGACAAATAAAGTCACATTTTTCACAGGTGGTACAGAGGAGGAAAGTATCGACCATTTTTTGGTCAAACTTAGCTTTACCTTCCATAACTTTACGAATGAACGACCACTTACCCCGGGGGCTTGCCGACTCCCAGCCCCGACCGTCATACAGGGTACAGACATTTCGACAGTAACCGCACTGGGCACAAGCATACGCATACCAGGCGACGTTTCCCGGTATTCCGTTTTTAGCTGCAAATTTTTCACCAAAATCCGGTTTGGCTTTATTACCAAACCACCTGGCAATTCCTTCAAAAGTATTAGCCAAGGACATTACAGTATTAATTATACCTTTGCCTTCAAGTTTTAACGGGTTAAAAAGACCATCGGGGTCTACTTGGGCCTTTAACTCTTTAATTTTCTGTAATCTTGTTCCATAAACTGACGGGGCTTCATTGGCTAAATACAAGCCAGCAGCGTAGCTTCTTCCGCCAAACTTTTTCGCCGTTTTTAAAACGGTTAAAGAAAGGCTATAGGCGAAGTTAAAGGAAAACTTTCGTTCATCATGAGGTATAAAGCCTAAAAGCACTATTTCTTTATCGGCAACAACGGTACCTTCAATTACTAAAGGCAGCGAGATCAAGCGTTCGAATTCTTCAAAAACTTCACTTAATTGAGATTTAGGAATTACTACTTCTGCGGGAACTAAAGAGGGACCGATTCTTTTTACTTTCATAGGATTGTACCGCTGTTCCCACTCATGCTGGGCAATTTCTGCCGGTAGAATTTGGCCGCCATTTTTGCTGGCAAGATTCTCCACCTTTTGACCAATGCTGCTATCTTCAAAAGCTACAAGGGTAATGAAGCCTTTGGGAAGAGCAGGTCCCTTTTCTTCGTGACCGTGGTGTACTTTGGGAGGTAACTGATTTTTTAGTTCAGCGGCGGTTGGATTGATAAAACCAACATGCCAGATATCAAGACCACTTTTACCTAAATCATTAATAAAGCTTTGCAAATCCTTTGCTGATTTAAAATTAGCTGCAACCACTATCGTATCTTTTAAGGGTTTAACTTTTAAGGTAACTTCGGTGATTATCCCTAAAGTACCCATAGTACCAAAGATTATATCTAAATCTTTTCCGGAAAAATTCCTAATATCACCATTGGCCAGTACAACTCTGACGCTAACAACATTTTCCTTAAACCAACCGTACTTATAACTACCAATCCCAGAACCTTCCTGAGCAACCCAGCCCCCCACTGTTGAAGCCGGTGCGCTAGTTGGAACTAACCTTGGGGCAAGGCCGTAAAAACTTAAATAATATTCTAGATCTTTCCATACTACTCCGCCCTGCACCGTTACCGTCTGGGCTTTTTCATCATGGGTAATAATTTTGTTAAAACGGGATAAGTCAATAACCAATCCGCCTAATACTGGTAAAACTCCGCCGTAGCCGGATGAGGCGGAAGCCCTTGGAGTAAGTGGAATTTTCTTATTTCTTGCCCACTGGAAAAGCCAGATTAATTCTTCCTCGTTTTCCGGCTGGACTATACCAGCGGGGGTGGTGTTACCTACCAGTGGTTTAATTAGGCTTGGTAAAGCACCAACGTCATGGTCATATAAGATAATCTCATTGTAATTAAAGTTTACCCTGGACCCGAACTTTCGTTGCAGTTCGGCCTGTTCGAATTGTGAAAAACTTCTCTTTTCCGCCACCATTGCTCCTTCCTCCCTTTATTAGGCTACTTTAAGTATACTGCAAAAAAATTTCGCTGTCAATATGAAGTTGGAGGTGGCGAAAAGTGAAATAAGAAGAAGAAGTAAAGGGGAAAATTCAAGATTTCACAATACTTTATAAACTTCTCGAAAAAGATGCC
The sequence above is a segment of the Carboxydothermus pertinax genome. Coding sequences within it:
- a CDS encoding YggT family protein, whose product is MNFLIDFINIAFNIYSWLIIIRILLSWIPVNPYSPIVSFITSLTDPYLNLFRRIIPPVGMIDFSPIAAFFVLEVIRMLLLQLLLMLG
- a CDS encoding YggS family pyridoxal phosphate-dependent enzyme: MDISQKLQEIKQEIARITAMKPGNRVKILGVTKTVDVERIKEASQAGVEAFGENKVQEFLEKYEKLPNLEWHFIGHLQTNKINKILGKVSLIHSLDRYNLAEEINKRAYRLGIVVPVLLEVNMAKEESKFGLMPEEVVDFYLEARENFKNLEVSGLMTVAPYVDNPEEVRPVFRGMRELFLKLKALDPANEKLQYLSMGMSNDYKVAVEEGANIIRLGTLLFGERNY
- the proC gene encoding pyrroline-5-carboxylate reductase, which produces MKPTVGIIGVGQMGGAIAKGLIKKEPPAFSKLYLADEKSEQLKPFSDKAEIVSNKELIEKAEVIILAVKPFLVEKLLEEFSTYLSEKILVSVAAGITLEKISKLVPQDCEVVRVMPNTPALISQGFTAITPSKADKLLAEIFTPLGEVVFLDEKYFDQITALSGSGPAYIYLVAEALIDGAVRLGLPRDIARKASVQTIIGAAMMLKESGAHPGELRDAVVTPGGTTAAGLYALEKQGLRGMFADCLEMAFERAKNLT
- a CDS encoding DivIVA domain-containing protein, which translates into the protein MQLPLEIRAKEFKRVFRGYEPEAVDNYLEMVAQDMEKLITENQRLKELIDVKDQQIAQFKLLEDRINQALVVAEKTAGEITENARKEAEVIIKMAQNQRDEMISQAKMEVEKIKDEYESLTQEFERFKREFKAMLLSYLDEVGEKELNAKDQQISQLKPKDALTLKEQ
- a CDS encoding cell division protein SepF; this translates as MSGGLLDKVLNFIGLNEEEGEEFYEEEPAKKVKNRPNLVPLPGKSTLKMMVFEPRTFDEVQAIADSLKSGNPVVVNLERIDGELGRRVIDFLMGTTYALGGHLHKINPQIYLFAPQNVLIEGELKEFRDKNFMGLFK
- a CDS encoding RNA-binding protein — protein: MDFAQVEIDDMLSQANKGRVVLTDFLDPAMAALTRERLQKFPEVNYKVDGGYPNAERVRFAFFPNYIFPEDVELNIGFLEISGNFKFQTVTHRDFLGAILATGIKREKIGDLIIIPNGCQVILDRDLVPYLIQEVDKVHRVGVTVREIVREELLLPEAKTREVIAFVKSLRLDSVGASGFGISRSQMVKEIEGQKVRVNWKLQVKPSYEVAPGDVISLRGRGRVEVLEIAGTSKSGRSKVVLKRYL
- a CDS encoding FAD-binding and (Fe-S)-binding domain-containing protein, whose protein sequence is MVAEKRSFSQFEQAELQRKFGSRVNFNYNEIILYDHDVGALPSLIKPLVGNTTPAGIVQPENEEELIWLFQWARNKKIPLTPRASASSGYGGVLPVLGGLVIDLSRFNKIITHDEKAQTVTVQGGVVWKDLEYYLSFYGLAPRLVPTSAPASTVGGWVAQEGSGIGSYKYGWFKENVVSVRVVLANGDIRNFSGKDLDIIFGTMGTLGIITEVTLKVKPLKDTIVVAANFKSAKDLQSFINDLGKSGLDIWHVGFINPTAAELKNQLPPKVHHGHEEKGPALPKGFITLVAFEDSSIGQKVENLASKNGGQILPAEIAQHEWEQRYNPMKVKRIGPSLVPAEVVIPKSQLSEVFEEFERLISLPLVIEGTVVADKEIVLLGFIPHDERKFSFNFAYSLSLTVLKTAKKFGGRSYAAGLYLANEAPSVYGTRLQKIKELKAQVDPDGLFNPLKLEGKGIINTVMSLANTFEGIARWFGNKAKPDFGEKFAAKNGIPGNVAWYAYACAQCGYCRNVCTLYDGRGWESASPRGKWSFIRKVMEGKAKFDQKMVDTFLLCTTCEKCDFICQLDLPIEPSWGVLRGDLIMEKGHMTFPAFEMMAASLQKDINIWAGFREDRDKWVPEDLKGKIKDKAEIAYFAGCTASYVENDIAIASARLLDAAGIEFTYLGKDEACCGIPMLVSGRWDVFQEIVKHNITEAKKRGVKTVVTSCPACWLSWHDLYPEWAKKLGLDYDIEAKHYSQVLEEKIKSGELKFTHEVKARVTFHDSCHIGRAGGVYEPPRELIKAVPGVEFVEMEHNRENALCCGSVLTRIGESHPTSDKLGGKRVNEAVAVNADMLLALCPCCQFQLRVAANKNNIDMPVVDLASFAAKGLGIELPNPTPYALELWAVFEKMIALMTPEGFAGVMKALFPQMFKAMPGYMIGMMKVMRAIPGGLSLMKPMMPKMMPMLMPMVMPKVMPDMLREVEKRIPMPDYMKQQMPNLMPAVMDRLMPKMLPDVAKLVTDDMISYIKTSL